The genomic window ACATTTTCAGTGATATCAGTTAAATAGAACGTGCGCTCCAAACCAAAGCCTCTTTGGACGGTTACTTGTTAGTATTTACCCaacagattcacacacaggtgcacagggcCTTGCGCCTCAAACCCAAGACTAAGAACATTAGTAAAAGTAGCCCACATCACTTcacacatttgatttttttactgGGGTAAACTTACTAAAGACTGGATTCCCAATTAATACACAAAAGAAAGCACAGAACTAACGatgcaaaaacacagcaagAGCTTTGTTACTGGCTGCTAGCTCATGCACAACAAACGAAGCAGAGGGCACTCaggtgaaaaaacatttaaaataatcacacacaaaatataaatcaaaataaataccaCAGGTGAGCTTTCTTTAAAAGGCTTTCTGGCACAGGAGGAAATTAATCAAAGGAAAATGAACTCCCACCATAAATCCACAGAGGGAGATGAgaaatcaaacttttttttttgttttttaattattattattatcatcatcatttacCCCCTGAGATGGTTTAACGTCAAGCGCTTTTTAAAAGAGTCGGACCAGGTAGAGGTCCAGGGTTCCATGTGTAGTCCAGGGCACTTCCTGTGGAGATTGGGGCACTTCCTGTGGAGATCGGGGGACTTCCTGTGTCCACCCTCCCCCACTTCCTGCCCACGGCTTTAAAATGTTCTGAGTGGACCCGGAAGGTCCCGCTGCACAAAGTCTCAGCTTCTCTTCTTCAGGACGTGTGCTCTCGAGCCGCTGCTGCTTAACACCACCCTGCaagagcaacacacacacacacgcgcgcgcgcgcgtatgcgtacaaacacacacacacatacatacacacacacacgcgcgcgcgcatgcgtacgaacacacacaaacacacacacatttgagtCAAACACCAAAGAGCTTCACCCAACACACAGAGCAACAGCGCCCTCTAATGGCGAacagcacacgtgtgtgtgtgtgtgtgtgtgtctgtgagtgtgtgtatgtgtatgtgtgcgtgtctgtgtgtgtgtgtgtctgtgtgtctgtgtgtgggtgtgtgtgtgtgtgtatgtgtgtgtgtatgtgtgtgtgtgtgtgtgcgcgtgcgtgttctGATCACTGGTGTCCTTGTAGAGATCTCCATTTAGTCACGTGTGTCCTGCGAGTGCTCACAGTCAGTAAGGCTGAATGGGCCGGCTCAgcatgcagccattttggctccaacTGCAGCGCCCCGGGATGGTGATGTATGAGGTTTGGGCAAAGAGAGGAGCACCACTTACAGGCAGCTACAGGAGAGTGAGCAGCGTCTGCACCCCACAGTCCACAAAGTTCTGCAAACCAAAGAGAGTCAGTCagcttaacacacacacacacacacacacacacacacaccaccacagcacacacacacacacacccactgcacacactcacaaaccaccacagcacacacacacaccaacacacacaccacctcacacacgtacgcacgcacgcacacaccaacacaccaccacagcacacaccaacacacactcacgcacacaccaacacacagagCAACAGCGCCCTCTAAGGGCCAACAGCACACAGGCTGAGAGCTCAGGGCTGCAGCTGGACCCCTGTATTTACAGCCAGTGTGCTGCTAACTCCTCCCCCAGGCAAATGTCGTCACATGGAGGGCGGGGACACCTGACCTGATTGACGAGCCGTGTCCTCTGTTCTCCTGACCAGTGAGGGGAAGcgtactgagagagagagagaggtattaTTTACAGGTGAGCTATAGGGTGTAGGTATAGCAGGGCACAGTACCTGACGCAGGTGAGGTTTACCTGGCGCAGGTGGGGCAGGGCTTACCTGGTAGGTGTAGGCAGCCTGTGAGTAGCTCATGGGCATCTGCGGGATGAAGACACTGGGGATGCTGGAGTAGGAgtaaggctgggggggggggggggggtagagtaAAGGGTCATCACCAAACAGACCAACAGGAAATCAGGTATTTCCTCAAACATTCTGAAGGTCATCCCCATTCAGGTGCACCAGAGCGTGACTGCAGGGGGCCTACCTGTATGTACTGCACACCTCCATTCAGCAgggtggaggatgggggggaaccccctgctggtggggggcagcagctgcagtacATGTACTGGGTTGGGCCcacccagggggcggggcctaccaGCTGGGACTGGATCGAGCCTGCAGGAGAAAACAAGCttgacacgcacgcacgcacgcacgcacgcacgcacgcacgcacacaggtcTGGTGCACCCAGTGCCCCAAGACCTACTTCCTCAGATCTCGTCTTCAGACAGGGAAGGACAGGACAGGCGCTGAATTTGCGGCGCTGAATTTGCTGTGACTATTATTATTTGTTGGCCAATATTTTCCCTGACGATTACGCCCAGCCTTACTCATGCAGTAATTTTAGGACACTGCATGAACccgcaataaaaaaacaacatatttccTTTCTTCCTACTTGcatgtcattttcttttaaaaggtgATTAGAATTCACTTATTTTAAAGCTGCTCGGTAAAAACAAATTCTCGGAAACACCTGTCAGCGCAACCCCCAGGCAATttagagaaagagacagacagacagagagagagagagacagagacacagacaaagtgagacagacagagaaagagatggacagacagagagagagagacagagacacagacaaagtgagacagacagagaaagagatggacagACTCACGTGCGCTGCGCTCCTTCATAATGGCTGGACCGAGCTTCAGTTTCCTCCCTTTAAAACTCAGCTGTTGCTGccga from Anguilla anguilla isolate fAngAng1 chromosome 8, fAngAng1.pri, whole genome shotgun sequence includes these protein-coding regions:
- the dazl gene encoding deleted in azoospermia-like isoform X1, whose product is MGSELETSQEIQKQKNGCQMSNALKLSNGFILPEGKMTPNTLFVGGFDMKVDENEIKDFFATYGLVKEVKIITYRGGICKGYGFVSFNEDVDIQTIIEQQLSFKGRKLKLGPAIMKERSARSIQSQLVGPAPWVGPTQYMYCSCCPPPAGGSPPSSTLLNGGVQYIQPYSYSSIPSVFIPQMPMSYSQAAYTYQYASPHWSGEQRTRLVNQNFVDCGVQTLLTLL
- the dazl gene encoding deleted in azoospermia-like isoform X2, with product MEIQKQKNGCQMSNALKLSNGFILPEGKMTPNTLFVGGFDMKVDENEIKDFFATYGLVKEVKIITYRGGICKGYGFVSFNEDVDIQTIIEQQLSFKGRKLKLGPAIMKERSARSIQSQLVGPAPWVGPTQYMYCSCCPPPAGGSPPSSTLLNGGVQYIQPYSYSSIPSVFIPQMPMSYSQAAYTYQYASPHWSGEQRTRLVNQNFVDCGVQTLLTLL
- the dazl gene encoding deleted in azoospermia-like isoform X3, giving the protein MSNALKLSNGFILPEGKMTPNTLFVGGFDMKVDENEIKDFFATYGLVKEVKIITYRGGICKGYGFVSFNEDVDIQTIIEQQLSFKGRKLKLGPAIMKERSARSIQSQLVGPAPWVGPTQYMYCSCCPPPAGGSPPSSTLLNGGVQYIQPYSYSSIPSVFIPQMPMSYSQAAYTYQYASPHWSGEQRTRLVNQNFVDCGVQTLLTLL